atataatttaaggcACATCAtgggtttttattaatatttaatttaatatgttataaaaatgtagaatattttaattataaaatgatcatATCTTgcttaaaaaatgtcaatttcaataaaaacctACAATATGttttggataatattttaacctttaaatttaataataattgtcaattcTTATTTctctctaatattaaagttaacaatACAAAGTAGATGATTCTACTAAATGAAGATTAttcgttatacatattatacaagacAAAGACAAAATATGTAAGCGTGTTATCTTCTTAATAAAGCAGATTTATGATGTATGGAGATCTCAGTTAAGTTTAAAGTTACAacaagatatttatataatgtcttCAATCTTGAGGGTAAATGGAGTTTTAGTCTTGAATGATGATGTAAGcaatacaatatagtttatatgataaatagtattatagatttttttgttgattcaGTGCGACTTTCCATTTTATTACCCAGATATGAAAACCATTTAGGAGAATTTTTATGatcattaaaatagtttctagtttgtttatgtttatgtatactgCACCAATTGAACTAATcccaaaacttaaatttttagaaaaaatttaaatgatatgtcCTAGACAAATAGGAActcttttgatttttataattgttaatgttattaaaaatttttttaaatttttaatggtaGACAAGCCAAGGTCTCATCAAATTCGTTAATATGAAGgatctaatttttttagacaatTAAAGTTTTAgctatgattttattgatgaatagtaaaattaggtgtgtttataaagttgatcattaaaattgaaatttacaatttatattacatttctcAAAACGTATCTCCAAATTATTAGCTATACTTCTCAATTTAAATacgatatttactattttgttctataattctatttatttatataaatgactatattaatattataatttatcaatatttaattaataaagtaggtatcttattataaaatgtaaataatgtaaatttataaaaactaaaaaaataaaattatttattcacggTTTTGGTTTTAAAGATAGATGTAAATTTtgtggtattaaaataatttatacaattttctgtatgctttatattaacttttatagtttttaatgtataatttgtaagttttagtaaaatttattaggtatatataaagtgtaatattattattatattttttctttttagaaGGAGAAGGtaaagttattattgataatacagAAACAAACATGATATCATTACGTAAAACAATTTACCtaacaatacattcatcattgGATTATGAGGAATGTGCTCACAAATTGATGAAAATGCAATTGAAACCGGGTCAAGAAATAGAAATGTGTCATATGTTTTTGGATTGTTGCGGTGAACAAAGAACCTACGAAAAATTTTTTGGCCTTTTAGCACAAGTAAGTATTtagctttaaattaatttagtggtTCTCAATCTGGGGGTGAGCGTGTAAACATTCCTGGAGATGCGTAAGCAGTCATTACAAAGTaaagttgtatttataaaattatttttattttaaaatacagggaaaaaaattatttgttttttttcgattCATAGAAAGGGCGCAAGATTTTTGAACTATAGGATAGAAGAGGATGGGAACCactgattttgaaaaatatttaaaacaattttatgttacccattggatatttttagttcttcatgacttaatttatatttttaactattttcagagattttgtcaaataaataatatgtttattgagccattagaaaaaatttttatcgaTAGTTATGCAACTGTTCACCGTTTGGAGACAAACAAATTACGCAATGTAGCCAGATTCTTTGcacatttattgtttacagACTCTATATCATGGGTTGTCTTATCCACAATACATCTAAACGAAGAGGAGACAACTTCTTCTAGTaggatttatattaaaattctgttCCAAGAACTAGCTGAACACATGGgacttaataaattgaatgctCGAGTTCAGAATCcgtaagttaaattattttaatttatcttaaaacttattttatttatataatttaggtacattaattgtaaatgtattaaataatttgttgattatttattgttttagggAATTAAAACTAGCTTTTGAAGGAATTTTCCCTAAAGATAACCCAAAAAATACTAGGTTTTCTATCAATTTTTTCACCTCTATTGGTTTAGGAGGCTTAACGTaagttttgattatattttattaaattttaataatagttaatatttttaagtaatattaatcaattgtttttttggtATTATAGTGACGAATTGAGagactttttaaaagtacaaccCAAACAAGTTCCCGCTGTTGCTACAATTATTGACCAGCTTTCAGAATCATCAGATAGTGACAGTGACAGTAGTTCTAGTAGTAGCAGCAGTAGTAGTAGCAGCAGTAGTGGTAGCAGCAGTAGTAGTAGCAGCAGTAGTGGTTCCAGCagtagcagcagcagcagcagtagCAATAGTTCAAGCAACAAAAGTaagaatgataataaaataagtaaatactatgttataataaagaataaatataggtaaatcaggttattcatttaattttattgtttataaatacatataaaatattaaaaattaaacttgtgtttatttcaaatatgtataaaatagaaaacttaataaaattcaaagataatattttatttaagaatattatgtattaattttttatacaagtcTTATATTCTGAGCATTTTTCAAGTCTTCCAAgtccaaaaacaataatattatttttaatgaactatTGAAGgacacttataaataatttaaatttaaattaaatgtttgtacaTGATTTAGCTCATTTACCGACAGTCAGCTCATGgtgtaactaattttaaaagataaataaaagtttttataagtattgagAGTTTATTACATcggttttcatattatatctcaatatttttaagggaATTATAGTTTCGTTTGTTAtatcacaaattaaaataacatattattttatagaatattttttttttagtaaatatatattttttccgatacattttaagtatgttattaatgcaatattttagaaaataaaaaaagttttaaaatgataaaagtaaaaattatgtatttaggtattggaattttaaaaaaaattattagacattttatgagttaaaatgtatctattgtGACTtgacaatgtattttatatatataaaattttataaatatacttttcttatattttacagaaaataaaaaaagaaaagatcatgataaatctaaaaaaaatgcagaAAAGAAGGAAAAtgaaaaacctaaaaaaaacgagaaaaaaaataaaattgataaacctagaaaatatgaagaaaaaaaggaTAATGATATACCTAGACAAAAAGAAAACAGaaatgaaaatgataattgGAAAAGAAATGAAGATAAAAAAGATAATGATAAATCTAGAAAATATGAAGATAGAAACGAAAAATCTAAAAGATGCGAGGAAAGAAAGGAAAGTAATGATAAACCTAAAAGATATGAAGAAAGAAGAGATAATGACATGTCAAGACGAAACGAAGAAAGAAAGGATAATGACCGATCTAGAAAATATGAAGATAGAAATGAAGATGATACATCCAAGAGAAATGACGAAAGAAAGGATAATGACCGATCTAGAAAATATGAAGATAGAAATGAAAATGATACATCCAAGAGAAATGATGAAAGAAAGGAAAATTATAAACCTAGAAGAAATGaagaaagaaaagaaaatgatAGACCGAGGagaaatgaagaaaaaaaagaaaatgataGATATAGTAGAAATGAAATTGACAAAGCTAAaagaaatgaaaatgaaaaatctcGAAGAAATGATGACAGAAGAGAAAATGATAGATCTACAAGAAAAAATGAAGAAGGGAAAGAAAATGATAGACTTGCAAGAAAACGGTAAACTACATGGTTCtgttttatattcttttaactttttaaatatatatatatatatatattatgtaatatttaagcatttaatgtcagtaattattttgaaacttcaaaaataaaatgatttattgattt
This sequence is a window from Rhopalosiphum maidis isolate BTI-1 chromosome 1, ASM367621v3, whole genome shotgun sequence. Protein-coding genes within it:
- the LOC113554340 gene encoding pre-mRNA-splicing factor CWC22 homolog — translated: MESKVCKVINAKRTHSDDDDDNTNSKQTRRNSSRDRQSTKDKYDKGGRRNYEELKVGDPYYSGGTASDYRKGEDRYKDESRHRRRHRSRDRQEKENRSKNTDSKKEEKIGAPYYSGGIASIDERESGEETSDDEDDKIGQRYYSTENADSQRKNSENYWNKYAKKDKRQNDDVSDVPLHQKKTVELLTSKTGGAYIPPAKLRMMQESITDKSSAAYQRIAWEALKKSIHGLTNKINVDNIGKVTRDLLRENIVRGRGLLCRSIMQAQLASTTYTHVFAALVAIINTKFPNIGELLLTRCIVQFKRAYRRNEKSQCLGSVTFIAHLINQSVAHEILALELLTLFVETPTEDSIEVAVAFLKECGQKMSQVSKKGMNAIFDMLRNILHDGQLDKRVQYMIEVMFQIRKDGFKDHPAVIEQLDLVPEEDQFTHLLTLDSAKEPQDILNVYKFDPDFEANEERYKSLRAEILGSDNEEESGSENDGDDDEDDDDDDDDEDDGEEKEGEGKVIIDNTETNMISLRKTIYLTIHSSLDYEECAHKLMKMQLKPGQEIEMCHMFLDCCGEQRTYEKFFGLLAQRFCQINNMFIEPLEKIFIDSYATVHRLETNKLRNVARFFAHLLFTDSISWVVLSTIHLNEEETTSSSRIYIKILFQELAEHMGLNKLNARVQNPELKLAFEGIFPKDNPKNTRFSINFFTSIGLGGLTDELRDFLKVQPKQVPAVATIIDQLSESSDSDSDSSSSSSSSSSSSSSGSSSSSSSSSGSSSSSSSSSSNSSSNKKNKKRKDHDKSKKNAEKKENEKPKKNEKKNKIDKPRKYEEKKDNDIPRQKENRNENDNWKRNEDKKDNDKSRKYEDRNEKSKRCEERKESNDKPKRYEERRDNDMSRRNEERKDNDRSRKYEDRNEDDTSKRNDERKDNDRSRKYEDRNENDTSKRNDERKENYKPRRNEERKENDRPRRNEEKKENDRYSRNEIDKAKRNENEKSRRNDDRRENDRSTRKNEEGKENDRLARKR